The following proteins are co-located in the Desulfoscipio sp. XC116 genome:
- a CDS encoding NHLP family bacteriocin export ABC transporter peptidase/permease/ATPase subunit: protein MGTKSERKKVPSILQMEAVECGAASLAMIFAFYKKFTSLEQLRVDCGVTRDGVKASNILKAARRYGFEAKGYRKEPRDLREMHLPAIIHWNFNHFVVLEGFDKDKVYINDPGSGPKVVTEEEFDLSFTGVILAFRPGPDFKPSGQKSSFIVSLKNWVQGSQTALVYLVIVGLLMVIPGLIIPTFSKIFIDNILLGGKSDWLKPLLWVMGAVVILQATLTWLQQHYLLRMETKIALTNAGKFFWHIFRLPVLFFQQRSAGDIANRMRSNDQVAAFLSRELAETAIGMLTLVFYLIVMLQYSFYLTLISLLLGGISIVYLVYSSNKIETMNKKLLQDAGKVRGFSISGLYIIETLKATGSESDFFAKWSGYHAKQINAQQKLGQTTQILFHLPNFLREFADVVILFVGGLIIINGNLTIGSLIAFQGLLASFMNPVNSLTQMGMRIKQVQGDINRLEDVFKYKVDENVSREITVDNEEDKYKKLEGYLEIKDLTFGYNPWDPPLIENFNLTLRPGARVALVGGSGSGKSTVARLITGIYQPWSGEVLLDGVTKDKLPRDVITNSLAVVDQDINMFDGTIRENLTMWDNTIPETGIIRAAKDACIHDVITTRDKGYEHKVREGGANFSGGQRQRFEIARALTGNPSILILDEATSALDVQTEKTVDENIRRRGCTCVIVAHRLSTIRDCDEIIVMDKGKIVQRGTHEGLKNMGGLYADLIRAS from the coding sequence TTGGGGACAAAAAGTGAGAGAAAAAAGGTTCCGTCCATACTACAAATGGAAGCGGTGGAATGCGGCGCCGCTTCCCTGGCGATGATTTTTGCTTTTTATAAAAAGTTTACCTCTCTTGAGCAGCTGAGGGTTGATTGCGGGGTTACCCGCGACGGTGTAAAAGCAAGCAATATACTCAAGGCGGCCCGAAGATACGGTTTTGAGGCTAAAGGCTATCGCAAAGAACCGCGGGACCTGAGGGAGATGCACCTGCCTGCTATTATCCACTGGAATTTTAACCATTTTGTTGTTTTGGAGGGTTTTGACAAGGACAAGGTGTATATCAACGATCCCGGCAGTGGTCCCAAAGTGGTTACAGAAGAGGAGTTTGACCTGTCTTTTACCGGGGTAATTTTGGCGTTTCGGCCCGGGCCGGACTTTAAGCCCAGTGGTCAAAAAAGCAGTTTTATAGTTTCTTTGAAAAACTGGGTTCAAGGTTCACAAACGGCACTGGTCTATTTAGTTATTGTAGGATTGTTAATGGTTATACCGGGGCTCATTATACCCACATTTTCCAAGATATTTATCGACAATATCCTGCTGGGCGGGAAGAGTGACTGGCTCAAACCCTTACTCTGGGTGATGGGGGCGGTGGTTATTTTACAGGCCACGCTTACCTGGCTGCAACAGCATTACTTATTGCGGATGGAAACAAAAATCGCCCTGACCAATGCGGGAAAATTTTTCTGGCATATTTTTAGGTTGCCGGTGCTTTTTTTCCAACAGCGTTCCGCCGGCGATATCGCCAACAGAATGCGGAGCAATGACCAGGTAGCCGCCTTTTTATCGAGGGAACTGGCTGAGACGGCAATCGGTATGCTGACGCTGGTCTTTTACTTGATTGTTATGCTGCAGTATAGCTTTTATCTGACCCTTATCTCCCTGCTTCTCGGCGGGATAAGTATTGTCTATCTGGTTTATTCGTCCAACAAGATCGAAACCATGAATAAAAAATTATTGCAGGATGCGGGCAAAGTAAGGGGTTTTTCCATTTCGGGGTTATACATTATTGAAACATTAAAGGCCACCGGTTCCGAATCGGACTTTTTTGCCAAATGGTCGGGCTACCATGCCAAGCAGATTAATGCCCAGCAGAAGTTGGGCCAAACCACGCAAATTCTGTTTCACCTGCCTAATTTTCTAAGGGAATTTGCCGACGTGGTTATCCTGTTTGTGGGCGGCCTGATCATTATTAACGGCAACCTGACCATAGGTTCTTTAATTGCTTTCCAGGGTTTGTTGGCGAGCTTTATGAACCCGGTCAACAGTTTGACGCAAATGGGCATGCGGATAAAACAAGTGCAGGGGGATATAAACCGCCTGGAGGATGTTTTTAAATACAAGGTTGACGAGAATGTCAGCCGGGAAATAACTGTTGATAACGAGGAAGATAAATACAAAAAGCTGGAAGGGTATTTGGAAATAAAAGACCTAACCTTTGGCTATAATCCCTGGGACCCTCCTCTAATTGAAAATTTTAACTTAACTTTAAGGCCGGGTGCCCGGGTGGCTCTGGTAGGCGGTTCCGGCAGCGGTAAAAGTACGGTGGCCAGGTTGATTACCGGCATTTACCAACCCTGGTCGGGAGAAGTGCTTCTTGACGGGGTAACTAAAGACAAGCTGCCCCGAGATGTAATAACCAATTCGTTGGCTGTGGTTGACCAGGATATCAATATGTTTGACGGGACCATCAGGGAGAACCTGACCATGTGGGATAATACAATACCGGAAACCGGTATTATACGCGCCGCCAAGGATGCCTGCATACATGATGTTATAACTACCCGGGATAAAGGATATGAGCACAAAGTACGTGAGGGCGGTGCGAACTTTAGCGGCGGGCAGCGGCAAAGGTTCGAAATAGCCAGAGCGTTAACCGGCAACCCTTCAATATTAATTTTAGACGAGGCAACCAGTGCTCTGGACGTGCAAACGGAAAAAACGGTTGATGAAAATATTCGCCGGCGCGGTTGTACCTGCGTTATTGTCGCTCACCGTTTGAGTACCATCCGGGATTGTGATGAAATAATCGTCATGGATAAGGGTAAAATTGTTCAGCGCGGTACTCACGAGGGATTAAAAAACATGGGTGGACTTTACGCGGATTTAATACGTGCCAGTTAA